From Clostridiaceae bacterium, a single genomic window includes:
- a CDS encoding sugar ABC transporter permease, with product MYKNKAAVALYMVPALLLVALFVYIPIGLNFWYSLFRWSAFSVEKIWVGFENYSRLFQETDFWVALRNNVWYAVISVIFQVGVSLVIASVLESKMFRPLSPVFATIYFIPSVISITIVALLWQMLLNPNIGIFNGFLELIGLGRFATDWLGSSKTAIYSVIAVSQWQYMGYTAMLFIVAIQKIPEDYYEAAMLDGANGIQQFRHITVPNCKEIILLNLTVTIIGAFKVFDEVYVMTGGGPGRSSEVLGTYLYRAAFRNDQMGYATAISSVLFIITFILSIIQIRMYNVRGTR from the coding sequence ATGTACAAAAATAAAGCGGCGGTAGCGCTGTATATGGTTCCGGCATTATTATTAGTGGCATTATTTGTTTATATTCCCATCGGACTGAATTTTTGGTATAGCCTTTTCCGCTGGAGCGCATTTTCAGTAGAAAAAATATGGGTGGGCTTTGAAAATTATTCCCGCCTGTTTCAGGAAACTGACTTCTGGGTGGCCTTAAGAAATAATGTATGGTACGCCGTTATTTCAGTTATTTTCCAGGTAGGAGTTTCACTGGTTATTGCTTCGGTCTTGGAAAGCAAGATGTTTCGCCCTTTAAGCCCCGTGTTTGCAACCATTTATTTTATACCATCGGTCATTTCAATAACTATTGTAGCTTTACTGTGGCAGATGCTCCTAAATCCCAATATTGGTATTTTTAATGGCTTTTTAGAATTAATAGGCCTTGGACGTTTTGCCACCGACTGGCTGGGAAGTTCCAAAACCGCAATATATTCTGTTATAGCAGTATCTCAGTGGCAGTATATGGGTTATACCGCAATGCTTTTTATAGTAGCTATCCAAAAGATCCCTGAAGACTACTATGAAGCCGCCATGCTTGACGGAGCCAATGGAATCCAGCAATTTCGTCATATTACCGTTCCCAACTGTAAAGAAATTATTCTCTTAAATTTAACAGTCACAATTATCGGCGCCTTCAAAGTATTTGATGAAGTATATGTAATGACCGGCGGCGGCCCCGGACGTTCCTCTGAAGTATTAGGAACCTATCTGTACCGGGCGGCTTTCCGTAACGACCAAATGGGCTATGCTACTGCCATTTCCAGTGTTTTGTTCATCATTACGTTTATACTGTCCATCATACAGATCCGCATGTATAATGTTAGAGGCACAAGGTGA
- a CDS encoding carbohydrate ABC transporter permease: protein MNNVKQKTTKILISIPLIIFALSILYPLVWMFLNGFKTNAELFLDPFGLPGSFSGENYIKAWKAGIGKYFLNSVFVTAVTAAITTFVCSMAAFPLSRYQFKGRNFWFMFILCGLMLAPQVSLISNYKLLQALKLYDTYFALILPYTAFRIPFTVFLLWSYFMALPRDVEESACIDGCNSFQIFLRMILPMSTPIIATSVLLTSRYVWNDFMFSLVFTESSALKTIPYGLNSMKSQADTDWAVLLAGLAIAAVPIIILFIILQKYFVRGLTSGSVKG from the coding sequence ATGAATAATGTAAAACAAAAAACAACCAAGATTTTAATTTCCATACCTCTGATTATATTTGCTTTGTCGATTCTGTATCCTCTTGTCTGGATGTTTCTGAACGGCTTTAAAACAAATGCTGAATTATTCCTTGACCCCTTTGGTTTGCCGGGCAGCTTTTCAGGAGAAAACTATATAAAAGCCTGGAAGGCAGGTATAGGGAAATATTTCTTAAATAGTGTCTTTGTGACAGCAGTAACCGCAGCAATAACCACATTCGTATGTTCCATGGCTGCATTTCCCCTTAGCAGGTACCAGTTCAAAGGACGCAACTTCTGGTTTATGTTTATTCTATGTGGTTTGATGCTCGCGCCGCAAGTCAGCCTGATTTCAAATTACAAGCTGCTGCAGGCATTGAAGCTTTATGATACTTACTTTGCCCTGATCCTTCCTTATACTGCTTTTCGTATTCCATTTACCGTATTTTTGCTTTGGTCTTATTTCATGGCTCTTCCAAGAGATGTGGAGGAATCTGCCTGTATTGATGGCTGTAACAGCTTCCAGATATTCCTCAGAATGATTTTGCCCATGAGTACGCCAATAATAGCAACTTCAGTGCTGCTCACCTCCCGTTATGTATGGAATGATTTTATGTTTTCCCTTGTGTTTACAGAATCTTCAGCACTCAAAACAATTCCCTATGGATTAAACTCCATGAAGAGCCAGGCCGACACAGACTGGGCTGTTTTATTGGCAGGGCTTGCAATAGCCGCAGTTCCGATTATCATATTATTCATAATACTGCAGAAGTATTTCGTACGGGGCCTTACTTCAGGAAGTGTGAAAGGATAA
- a CDS encoding TIM barrel protein — MKFAAMNFHYIRYSLEYFLNSVYRLGLDTIELWAAAPHFYIEDVDRKQILWLKRELEARGLTLCCVTPEQCVYPVNIAIQDRTLRDRSIAYFKKTIDIAGELGCRKVLVTPGYGYFSMPREEAWEICASSLSVLADYAHKSGVELLLECLLTSTSNIINDSYGISSMLKEIDSPALNGMMDFCQMAAAGQGVEDYFHAFGERLHHVHFVDGTPGGHLGLGDGNLPLYEYAQKLISFGYDGYCSMEFCDKRYYIQPDEVMETSLKWLRNHKLID, encoded by the coding sequence ATGAAATTTGCAGCCATGAATTTCCACTATATACGGTATTCTTTAGAATACTTTTTAAATTCTGTATATAGGTTAGGATTAGATACTATTGAATTGTGGGCTGCTGCCCCTCACTTTTACATTGAGGATGTAGACAGGAAGCAAATACTCTGGCTTAAGAGAGAACTGGAAGCCAGGGGACTGACACTTTGCTGCGTAACTCCGGAGCAGTGTGTATATCCGGTAAATATTGCCATACAGGATAGAACTTTACGTGACCGCAGCATAGCCTATTTTAAAAAGACTATTGATATTGCCGGTGAACTAGGGTGCAGAAAGGTATTAGTAACGCCTGGGTACGGGTATTTTAGCATGCCACGGGAAGAGGCCTGGGAGATATGTGCCTCATCGCTTTCAGTATTGGCAGATTATGCTCACAAATCAGGAGTGGAACTGCTGCTGGAATGTTTGCTTACAAGCACATCAAATATTATTAATGATAGCTATGGAATTTCCTCAATGCTAAAGGAGATAGACAGTCCGGCCCTTAACGGCATGATGGATTTCTGTCAGATGGCTGCAGCCGGACAGGGAGTAGAAGACTATTTTCATGCTTTTGGCGAACGCCTCCACCATGTGCACTTCGTAGATGGTACACCTGGCGGACATCTGGGATTAGGAGATGGGAATCTTCCTCTGTACGAATATGCTCAAAAACTTATTTCTTTTGGGTATGATGGCTATTGCTCAATGGAATTCTGCGACAAAAGGTACTATATACAGCCGGATGAAGTAATGGAAACCAGCCTGAAATGGCTGCGAAACCATAAGCTGATAGACTAA
- a CDS encoding GntR family transcriptional regulator: MQLQNNNAHPLYDQLKNILKNEITSGVYKSGERIPTEVELCKKYSVSRNTVRNAINELVKENLLVRKQGKGTFVTQKKVNRELLRTPIAKGFTQICKEMGCEPGAKVIKSVIEDATMEDMEVFNLKPGDKVIVIERIRYVDGVPVSLDISRFPERFEFLLGEDLNDCSMFAILEKKYGIVFSTEYRELELTFATYELSRYLQLSKGYPLLRLYIIHKDANNVFSHRSIQYIVGDKFKMII; this comes from the coding sequence ATGCAGCTTCAGAATAATAATGCACATCCGTTGTACGATCAGCTTAAGAATATCCTGAAAAATGAAATAACTTCAGGTGTCTATAAAAGCGGGGAGCGTATCCCCACCGAAGTTGAATTGTGCAAGAAATATTCTGTAAGCAGGAATACAGTACGCAATGCCATAAATGAGTTAGTGAAAGAGAACCTTTTGGTACGAAAGCAAGGAAAAGGTACCTTTGTTACTCAAAAAAAGGTAAATCGTGAGTTGCTCAGGACACCCATTGCAAAAGGATTTACACAGATTTGCAAGGAGATGGGTTGTGAACCTGGTGCAAAGGTTATTAAGTCGGTCATTGAAGATGCAACTATGGAGGACATGGAAGTTTTTAATTTAAAACCGGGCGACAAGGTTATTGTAATTGAACGTATCCGGTATGTGGATGGTGTTCCTGTTTCCCTGGATATATCACGATTTCCCGAGCGATTTGAGTTTCTGCTTGGTGAAGATCTGAATGATTGTTCCATGTTTGCCATATTGGAAAAAAAATATGGAATTGTATTTTCAACTGAATATAGAGAACTGGAGCTTACTTTCGCTACCTATGAGCTGTCCCGGTATCTTCAGCTGAGCAAAGGATATCCGCTGCTTAGACTTTACATTATACACAAGGATGCCAATAATGTATTCTCTCACCGTTCTATTCAATATATAGTGGGAGATAAGTTTAAGATGATTATATAA
- a CDS encoding diguanylate cyclase, translated as MVMNTSPIHIAIAVLTSALVLALIHIWLIRNKKLKFLTRRYDNSETLFKMVFEQAPIGFAVLKDFKFFSKINPMVEKILDRKKEDIIGLSWMDFTHPEDLEKEMEKYSRLKSGEIERYSMEKRFQKPDGTYVWVDIFIAPFHNMNNTNEDHEAHQGIYHLLIIQDINTRRKTEEALRESERSKTVFLAHLPGMAYRCKNDRNWTMEFVSQGCYELTGYKQESIINNKEIAFNDIIAPEYREILWNEWQRVLPIRKPFRYEYEIITASGQRKWVLEMGQGVYASPDGNGVFIASNENGVNIPSNNNEYKQEEAEVVAIEGIIIDITEQKIKEAQIQYMSEHDFITGIYNRMYYEKQMIKLDKKDCLPLSVIIADIDSIRLINGAFGYTLGDKIIRDVSAILKRCCRPGDILARIGGDEFSMLLPNTTSQETAGVIKAIEEACAQYNQSGETKKYKVSLSMGYATKEKIEESIEDVIKKAEEHLRNCKLLNRNSSHSNIISYIMSTVYEKSQETEEHAKRLAVLCREIGEKLNLSQKCLAELELLAMLHDIGKVGIDNEILKKPDVLTDDEWVIMRTHPEIGYRIAKSSFELEPIAEYILAHHERWDGKGYPIGLKGEEIPLLSRILAVADAFDAMTESRVYRSSLTKEQAVEEIKRNAGTQFDPVIAQIFIEK; from the coding sequence GTGGTGATGAATACAAGCCCCATTCACATTGCAATTGCAGTTCTTACCTCAGCGTTGGTCTTAGCTTTGATACATATATGGTTAATAAGAAACAAAAAATTAAAATTTTTAACCCGAAGGTATGACAACAGTGAAACCCTGTTTAAAATGGTATTTGAACAGGCTCCCATAGGATTTGCCGTTTTAAAGGACTTTAAATTTTTTTCCAAAATAAATCCTATGGTTGAAAAAATATTGGACAGAAAAAAAGAGGACATTATAGGACTTAGCTGGATGGACTTTACTCATCCTGAAGATTTAGAAAAAGAAATGGAGAAATATTCCAGGCTAAAATCAGGTGAAATTGAAAGATATTCCATGGAAAAACGCTTTCAAAAACCTGACGGTACATATGTATGGGTGGATATTTTTATTGCGCCCTTTCACAACATGAATAATACTAATGAAGATCATGAAGCGCATCAAGGTATTTACCATCTTTTAATAATCCAGGATATAAACACACGCAGGAAGACCGAGGAAGCACTCCGGGAAAGTGAACGCAGTAAAACAGTTTTCCTTGCCCACTTGCCCGGAATGGCCTATAGGTGCAAAAATGACAGGAACTGGACCATGGAATTTGTATCCCAGGGATGCTATGAACTCACAGGCTACAAACAGGAGAGCATTATTAACAACAAAGAGATCGCCTTTAACGACATAATAGCGCCAGAGTACCGGGAAATATTATGGAACGAGTGGCAGCGGGTACTCCCCATAAGAAAACCTTTTCGCTACGAATACGAGATTATAACTGCCTCCGGCCAGAGAAAATGGGTATTGGAGATGGGACAGGGAGTATATGCTTCACCAGATGGCAACGGAGTATTCATTGCTTCAAATGAAAATGGAGTAAACATACCATCCAATAATAATGAATATAAACAAGAGGAAGCAGAAGTTGTTGCTATAGAGGGCATAATCATTGACATTACCGAACAAAAAATAAAAGAAGCCCAGATTCAATATATGAGTGAGCACGACTTTATTACCGGGATATATAACCGCATGTACTATGAGAAACAAATGATTAAATTGGACAAAAAGGACTGCCTTCCTCTCTCCGTCATAATAGCTGATATTGATAGTATACGCCTTATAAACGGTGCCTTTGGCTACACATTGGGAGATAAAATCATAAGGGATGTTTCAGCGATTCTAAAAAGATGCTGCAGGCCGGGAGATATTTTGGCAAGAATAGGTGGAGATGAATTTAGCATGCTGCTGCCAAATACAACCAGCCAGGAGACAGCCGGGGTAATAAAAGCGATCGAAGAAGCCTGCGCTCAGTATAACCAAAGTGGAGAAACCAAAAAATACAAAGTAAGCCTGTCAATGGGCTATGCAACAAAAGAAAAAATAGAAGAAAGCATTGAAGATGTGATAAAAAAGGCGGAGGAACATTTAAGAAACTGCAAGTTGCTTAACCGTAACAGTTCCCACAGCAATATAATCTCATATATCATGTCAACAGTATATGAAAAAAGCCAGGAAACAGAAGAGCATGCCAAGAGGCTTGCGGTTTTGTGCAGGGAAATAGGAGAAAAGCTCAACCTCTCCCAAAAATGTCTCGCAGAGCTGGAATTACTGGCTATGCTTCATGATATAGGAAAGGTAGGTATAGACAATGAAATACTCAAAAAACCTGATGTATTAACTGATGATGAATGGGTAATCATGAGGACCCATCCTGAAATTGGATATAGAATCGCAAAATCTTCCTTTGAGTTGGAACCTATAGCAGAATATATTCTTGCCCATCATGAACGCTGGGACGGAAAAGGTTATCCCATTGGGCTCAAAGGTGAAGAAATACCTTTGCTTTCAAGGATTCTTGCTGTTGCAGACGCTTTTGATGCAATGACAGAAAGTAGAGTATACCGAAGTTCACTAACAAAGGAACAGGCCGTTGAAGAAATAAAGAGAAATGCCGGTACACAGTTCGATCCTGTTATAGCCCAAATATTTATTGAAAAATAA
- a CDS encoding PAS domain S-box protein, translating into MIKAFAVLILLSIILTCPVSARSEILTVSNDFSNMFNEHGAVMLVINPQDGAILYANNAALSFYGYSREELLSMKISQINTLTTEDIQKEMAAAVSEQRNYFIFKHKLKSEEIRSVEVFSYPVRYEGREVLYSIIHDISEKVLLEQKEERMIIVANNYRSYYYSNITGITNTAGKES; encoded by the coding sequence ATGATAAAAGCATTTGCTGTGTTAATTTTACTAAGCATTATCCTGACCTGCCCGGTAAGCGCAAGAAGTGAGATTCTTACTGTTTCCAACGACTTTTCAAATATGTTTAATGAACATGGAGCAGTTATGTTGGTTATCAACCCTCAAGATGGAGCAATTCTTTATGCAAACAACGCTGCATTATCATTTTACGGCTACTCTAGAGAAGAACTTCTGTCAATGAAAATCTCTCAAATTAATACTTTAACTACCGAAGATATTCAGAAGGAGATGGCGGCGGCAGTATCAGAACAAAGAAACTATTTCATTTTCAAACATAAATTGAAAAGTGAAGAAATACGCAGTGTAGAGGTATTTTCCTATCCGGTGCGGTATGAAGGAAGAGAAGTTCTATATTCAATTATACATGACATATCAGAAAAAGTTCTGTTAGAGCAAAAAGAAGAAAGGATGATCATTGTTGCAAATAATTACCGGAGCTATTATTATAGCAATATTACTGGTATTACTAATACTGCTGGCAAGGAATCATAA
- a CDS encoding diguanylate cyclase, which produces MQIITGAIIIAILLVLLILLARNHKIIIQSKKEIDNLNELKQTFIDANKDLMYLKDENLKYVFINKAVEAFYNKKSEEIIGQDDFSLTEEEFALKRRKTDMAVLEKNALIIDEVVWQGRTYKTTKFPVKLMNGRYGVGAYVTDITDEKESDKKQEKRIHRYKVLADIFTHSFKDKQEQMDYVLNEAIKLTESHCGCIFLYDEEKEELHLRCLAGDVTNEVDIAEVKRKYHLNDAGLWGKVILKKEPVVINDFENSHHEIKVFPEGYVKIEKLMLVPVVIDDRIKAVVGLANKKGVYDNNDVYEIDFLMNGTWNAIERRDAQEKLFQERNKYLQILISIGDGVIVIDKNGYVEMLNKAAERLTGWSKTEARGKHYKEIFKLSHEQEGMEITDPVAEVFATDTVQVLGNHAMLTSKDGTKYYLEDSAAPIKDDMNQTIGVVLVFRDVTEKKEQRKKIEFFSFRDTLTGLYNRRFFQNEIERLDNKENLPLSIIMADVNGLKLTNDIFGHSYGDILLEKISDVFKRVCRKEDIIARLGGDEFVLVLPKTTYKDAEKIIKRIKKEFSLEKVKTVKCSISMGVDTKEKMEENIIDVINRAEERMYLAKTIENKELESTVVENIITALHEISKREEEHSQRVSELCKEFGKILNLPEVDIRKLTEAGYLHDIGKIALDHDLLREGRPIDSHQKNEIKKHSIVGYRILNSFECTLDLAETVLAHHERWDGKGHPKGLKGNEIPLLARIIALAESYDRMIHGYGRNKVMSKEEAIEVIRQNAGVKFDPHLSEIFINMVTKNNINSH; this is translated from the coding sequence TTGCAAATAATTACCGGAGCTATTATTATAGCAATATTACTGGTATTACTAATACTGCTGGCAAGGAATCATAAAATAATTATACAATCCAAAAAAGAAATAGATAATTTGAATGAATTAAAACAAACATTTATTGACGCAAATAAAGATCTAATGTATCTAAAAGATGAAAATCTGAAATATGTTTTCATAAATAAAGCAGTTGAAGCTTTCTATAATAAAAAATCCGAGGAGATTATCGGACAGGATGACTTTAGCCTGACAGAAGAAGAATTTGCCCTTAAACGTAGAAAAACGGATATGGCAGTCCTGGAAAAAAATGCCTTAATCATTGACGAGGTAGTATGGCAGGGACGTACCTATAAAACCACAAAATTCCCTGTTAAATTAATGAATGGACGTTACGGGGTAGGGGCTTATGTAACAGATATTACCGATGAAAAAGAATCAGATAAAAAACAAGAAAAAAGAATACACCGCTATAAAGTACTTGCAGATATATTTACCCATAGCTTTAAAGACAAGCAGGAGCAGATGGACTATGTCCTGAATGAAGCTATTAAACTTACCGAAAGTCATTGTGGATGCATATTTTTATATGATGAAGAAAAAGAAGAATTGCACTTAAGATGCCTGGCAGGAGATGTAACTAATGAAGTGGATATAGCTGAAGTGAAAAGAAAATACCATTTAAATGATGCAGGCTTGTGGGGAAAAGTTATTCTAAAGAAGGAGCCTGTGGTAATAAATGATTTTGAAAATTCTCATCATGAGATAAAGGTATTCCCTGAAGGTTATGTTAAGATAGAAAAATTAATGTTGGTCCCAGTTGTAATTGATGACAGAATTAAGGCTGTTGTAGGTCTGGCAAATAAAAAAGGTGTATATGACAATAATGATGTATATGAAATAGATTTTCTAATGAACGGCACATGGAATGCTATAGAGAGAAGGGATGCCCAGGAAAAACTTTTCCAGGAACGGAATAAATATCTCCAGATACTAATCTCCATAGGTGATGGTGTTATAGTAATTGACAAAAATGGATATGTGGAGATGCTGAATAAAGCTGCAGAAAGGCTGACAGGATGGTCAAAGACGGAAGCCCGCGGAAAACATTACAAAGAAATATTTAAATTATCCCATGAACAAGAAGGTATGGAAATAACAGATCCTGTTGCAGAAGTTTTTGCGACAGATACTGTGCAAGTTTTAGGCAACCATGCCATGCTTACTTCCAAAGACGGCACAAAGTACTATCTGGAAGACAGCGCTGCACCAATAAAAGACGACATGAACCAGACTATTGGAGTTGTACTTGTTTTCAGGGATGTAACCGAAAAGAAAGAACAGCGTAAAAAGATTGAATTCTTTAGTTTCAGGGATACATTAACAGGCCTGTATAATAGAAGGTTTTTTCAGAACGAGATTGAGCGCCTGGACAATAAAGAAAATTTGCCTCTCTCTATCATTATGGCAGATGTAAACGGATTAAAGCTGACAAACGACATCTTTGGACACAGCTATGGGGACATCCTGCTGGAAAAGATATCAGATGTTTTCAAAAGGGTTTGCCGGAAAGAAGATATAATTGCCAGGTTGGGCGGAGATGAGTTTGTTTTGGTCCTCCCTAAAACAACCTATAAAGATGCGGAAAAAATAATTAAACGGATTAAGAAAGAATTTTCCCTGGAAAAGGTGAAAACTGTTAAATGCAGCATCTCTATGGGCGTAGATACAAAGGAAAAAATGGAGGAGAATATTATAGATGTTATAAACAGGGCGGAAGAAAGGATGTATTTGGCAAAAACAATCGAGAACAAGGAACTGGAAAGCACTGTGGTAGAAAATATTATTACTGCTCTCCATGAAATCAGCAAAAGAGAAGAAGAACATTCCCAAAGAGTAAGCGAACTTTGCAAGGAATTTGGAAAAATACTTAACTTGCCCGAAGTTGACATACGCAAACTTACTGAAGCAGGATATCTTCATGATATAGGGAAGATAGCGCTGGATCATGATTTACTAAGAGAGGGAAGACCTATTGATTCCCATCAAAAGAACGAGATAAAAAAACACTCTATTGTAGGATATAGAATTCTTAATTCTTTTGAGTGTACATTAGATTTGGCAGAAACAGTGTTGGCCCATCATGAAAGATGGGATGGAAAAGGCCATCCCAAAGGTCTAAAGGGAAACGAAATACCTCTGCTTGCAAGGATAATAGCCTTAGCTGAAAGCTATGACCGTATGATACATGGTTATGGCAGAAATAAAGTAATGAGTAAAGAAGAGGCCATAGAAGTAATCAGGCAAAATGCCGGGGTAAAATTCGATCCTCACCTCTCGGAAATATTTATTAATATGGTTACGAAAAATAACATAAATAGTCATTGA